One Candidatus Latescibacter sp. genomic window carries:
- a CDS encoding PorV/PorQ family protein: MKSCTLFTLLAALVLGWAGEASATNESQAAALFLLIRPGAKQAAMGEAYSAVAEDATTGFYNPAGLAFQDKNKSNVQGMHTNWLPKLAPDMYYEFLGYTRYVEGWGHLGFNLVYFNLGEQNRTTSTSSDVVGTFRSFEMMVSGSYGATMTDNLSLGLTLKAIYSKLADVGQEAEQGKGVGTSFAIDAGAMYKPPIQGLSLAASIHNMGPKISYIDVTQADPLPLNFVLGAAYKPIDSEFNRLLLVLDLYKPLVMRTGSPIEALIRGWYDEPMKDEMRQIDYHAGAEYTYNNFMSLRAGYTADIDGELKSPTFGVGIIYEKLNVDIAYYAGRDNPQQDSMRFSLGYNF, from the coding sequence ATGAAATCCTGCACCTTATTTACCCTTCTGGCCGCCCTGGTTTTAGGTTGGGCCGGCGAGGCTTCCGCTACCAATGAAAGCCAGGCTGCCGCCCTCTTCCTGCTCATCAGACCCGGCGCAAAGCAGGCTGCAATGGGCGAGGCCTATTCCGCAGTGGCGGAAGACGCAACCACCGGATTCTATAATCCCGCCGGTCTTGCATTCCAGGACAAGAACAAATCGAATGTCCAGGGGATGCATACCAACTGGCTGCCCAAGCTCGCTCCGGACATGTACTATGAATTCCTCGGATATACCAGATATGTGGAAGGCTGGGGCCACCTGGGATTTAATCTCGTGTATTTCAACCTGGGAGAACAGAACCGTACTACATCCACCTCTTCGGATGTGGTCGGGACCTTCCGCTCGTTCGAAATGATGGTTTCCGGCTCCTACGGCGCCACGATGACCGACAATCTGTCGCTGGGCCTGACATTGAAAGCAATTTACTCCAAGCTGGCAGACGTAGGCCAGGAAGCGGAGCAAGGCAAGGGAGTAGGCACTTCTTTCGCCATCGATGCGGGCGCCATGTACAAGCCGCCGATCCAGGGTCTTTCACTGGCTGCTTCAATTCACAACATGGGACCGAAGATTTCCTATATCGATGTTACTCAGGCGGATCCCCTGCCGCTTAATTTCGTCCTCGGCGCAGCATACAAGCCGATCGATTCTGAATTCAACAGGCTCCTTCTGGTGCTGGATCTGTATAAACCGCTCGTAATGCGGACCGGCTCGCCGATTGAAGCGCTGATCAGGGGATGGTATGACGAACCGATGAAGGATGAGATGCGGCAGATCGACTACCATGCCGGGGCGGAATACACGTATAACAATTTCATGTCCCTCCGCGCAGGATATACCGCCGATATAGACGGAGAGCTGAAAAGCCCCACCTTCGGAGTGGGGATCATATACGAGAAACTCAATGTGGACATCGCCTACTACGCCGGCCGTGACAATCCGCAGCAGGATAGTATGCGTTTCAGCCTGGGGTACAATTTCTAG
- the porU gene encoding type IX secretion system sortase PorU yields the protein MPKISKAIRLVPFFLMGCLYPYASGYSEIMVKSSSAERLELSYRPGSPSINTIPANGKIYSLYGYADHRLTGVEGAPSLPGITILFAAPSGSAPTVAITGLSQSTHPGILIAPRPKLVRDKSGFTAEIYREDPVSYALSGFRPTNYALLGDTVIIGGVSLWNLTFYPVLYDAHASVAAVADSFEVSIMLGGIPGRVLLTANIPESVLNRDVFLEPSERKLFKAAMESESPFAKGDWYRIAVSDSGMYSITGADLAGAGFPAGSAKIQDIHMYYGGGRVLTQVPHDPSSSDFREIAIKVKDINGDGILDYTDSVIFYGEALSRFIALPDSQALYFQNHPYSAANIYWITLSAGQTPKRMPTEGDIPSDTLAPRTTYREELHFESEYALTSPESGIDWYWSAITNSTKGFSFLTPGWTPGDSTIIRAGFLNDPAFLLPHDYEFLVNDIGPYRYRMSTDYEGYIQFQYRKDLKQNNQLKIRELGGDPDHPAYFDWFDVEYTRTLEYSDNGLEFFMKGEGNPVKLTVSKVMRPKVEIYDTSDPYLVKEVSGVYDSQNHTLTVQVPLPGNTFSRFTLCEPSSYRRISSIVRKNSSDLRNPANGADYIAISHPKFIEDAKRLAAWRAQDSTIEPLKSMAVDVTDVYDEFAWGVFDPTAIRDFLIYARNTYKPGVRYCCLIGDTTYKYKNIAPGQASRNLVPTFTYKNMTSDDFYTWTDITYTPIFAIGRLCVNTVDEARNLVSKIIDYERNPEMGKWHNRIILIADDEINDVTKPSGQESVFTYASEYLDVYDYIPHSIEREKLYEIEYPLKNFQKPDATEALIKMFNEGSVLVNFYGHGNRDLITHEHLLVGPRDIDRLNNGARQPLFLFASCEVGSFDRVDYTSLAELLHLRKEGGCVAVIAAANQTYQSDNEVLTRAFYPNLFNTKKNPENRIGTALKIAKGVRDNQNYSFDITNSILVEYFNRYILFGDPATRLMVPRYSVTASAADTLFRLQKVDIPGEVKNGSTPISYKGTLSVEAQGPVINKRYMMAGGYPINYTAPGKLFYTGDISISGNRFSTAFVVPKDISAENSESRISFFATGELKEASGLLEHRSIGGLYPGAPIDVTGPEIKLSFNGKVFKSGDYVRRQPTLQAVITDPSGINIYGERGHNLTLMLDKSDITVVTDRLKFTNGYAQGTLEYVLPILSPGEHTFEMSVYDSYNNVTKIEEKMFVIGSDTGDITIQNLLNYPNPMKRDGTTFTFSLTDDAGYADIKVYSQSGRLVDKMQFSAGYGFNQRFWRPSAGIANGVYFYKLTVRSLNGRKASKIEKLVVMK from the coding sequence CTTGTTCCCTTTTTCCTTATGGGGTGCCTGTACCCGTATGCTTCCGGTTACTCCGAAATTATGGTGAAATCCAGCAGCGCCGAAAGGCTGGAACTTTCCTACCGGCCCGGCTCTCCGTCGATAAACACAATTCCGGCCAACGGGAAGATATATTCTCTGTATGGATACGCAGATCACCGGCTGACCGGTGTCGAGGGCGCTCCCTCTCTCCCGGGGATAACTATTCTCTTTGCGGCGCCTTCAGGCAGCGCTCCTACAGTGGCAATTACCGGTCTTTCCCAATCCACCCACCCGGGAATACTCATCGCTCCCCGCCCGAAACTGGTGCGGGACAAGAGCGGTTTTACCGCTGAAATATACCGGGAAGATCCTGTCTCGTACGCCCTGAGCGGATTCCGTCCGACCAATTACGCCCTGCTTGGCGACACTGTGATTATCGGCGGCGTTTCGCTCTGGAACCTTACCTTCTACCCCGTTCTTTATGATGCTCATGCCTCGGTAGCCGCTGTCGCAGACAGTTTCGAGGTAAGCATCATGCTGGGTGGTATCCCGGGCAGGGTTCTCCTCACGGCCAATATCCCCGAAAGCGTCTTGAATCGTGATGTTTTTCTGGAGCCTTCGGAAAGGAAGCTGTTCAAAGCCGCTATGGAAAGCGAAAGCCCGTTCGCCAAAGGCGACTGGTATCGTATTGCCGTCTCGGACAGCGGCATGTACAGCATTACCGGGGCCGACCTGGCCGGCGCCGGTTTCCCGGCCGGTTCCGCCAAAATACAGGATATTCACATGTATTACGGCGGCGGCAGGGTGCTCACTCAGGTTCCGCATGACCCATCGAGCTCGGATTTCCGTGAAATCGCGATCAAAGTGAAGGATATAAACGGCGACGGTATTCTGGATTACACCGATTCGGTGATATTTTACGGGGAAGCCCTCTCTCGGTTCATCGCCCTGCCGGATTCTCAGGCTCTTTATTTCCAGAACCATCCTTATTCCGCCGCCAACATATACTGGATCACCCTTTCTGCCGGCCAGACGCCCAAACGCATGCCGACAGAGGGAGATATCCCTTCCGATACCCTCGCTCCACGCACCACCTACCGGGAGGAATTGCATTTTGAAAGCGAGTATGCGCTTACTTCTCCGGAATCGGGAATCGACTGGTACTGGTCGGCAATTACAAACTCGACCAAAGGCTTTTCATTCCTCACCCCCGGCTGGACGCCGGGAGATTCGACTATTATCCGGGCAGGTTTCCTGAATGATCCCGCCTTTCTTCTACCCCATGATTATGAATTTCTTGTCAATGATATCGGGCCTTACCGCTATAGAATGTCTACCGATTATGAAGGATATATACAGTTTCAGTACCGCAAAGATTTAAAGCAGAACAACCAGCTGAAAATCCGTGAATTGGGCGGAGACCCGGATCATCCGGCATATTTCGACTGGTTTGATGTGGAATATACCCGTACGCTGGAATATTCGGACAACGGCCTTGAATTCTTCATGAAGGGGGAAGGCAATCCGGTCAAGCTTACTGTAAGCAAAGTCATGAGACCCAAAGTAGAGATATATGATACATCCGACCCTTACCTTGTGAAAGAGGTTTCCGGTGTATACGATTCTCAAAACCATACACTTACTGTGCAAGTGCCGCTGCCTGGAAATACCTTTTCCCGGTTTACCCTGTGCGAGCCGTCATCGTATCGCCGCATATCTTCCATCGTGCGGAAAAATTCATCTGATCTCCGAAATCCTGCCAACGGCGCTGATTACATCGCGATATCGCACCCGAAGTTCATTGAGGATGCAAAACGGCTGGCAGCCTGGAGGGCGCAGGACTCGACCATCGAACCCCTCAAATCCATGGCGGTGGATGTGACCGATGTCTATGACGAATTTGCCTGGGGAGTGTTCGATCCGACAGCCATCAGAGATTTCCTGATCTATGCCAGAAACACCTACAAACCCGGAGTGCGCTATTGCTGTCTGATCGGCGATACAACGTATAAATACAAGAATATAGCCCCGGGACAGGCAAGCAGGAATCTCGTACCTACCTTCACCTACAAGAATATGACCTCCGATGATTTCTATACCTGGACCGACATAACCTACACTCCGATTTTTGCCATCGGAAGGCTCTGTGTCAACACCGTGGATGAAGCCCGAAATCTGGTCAGCAAGATCATCGATTACGAGCGGAATCCGGAAATGGGTAAATGGCATAACCGGATTATCCTAATAGCCGATGATGAGATTAACGATGTAACAAAACCTTCAGGACAGGAATCGGTATTTACCTATGCCTCCGAATACCTTGATGTATATGACTATATCCCCCATAGTATCGAACGTGAGAAATTATATGAGATCGAATATCCTCTGAAAAACTTCCAGAAGCCGGATGCCACGGAGGCTCTCATCAAGATGTTCAATGAAGGAAGCGTTCTCGTCAACTTTTACGGCCACGGGAACAGGGATCTGATAACGCACGAACATCTGCTGGTCGGTCCGCGGGATATTGACCGGCTCAATAACGGCGCCAGACAGCCATTGTTCTTATTTGCTTCCTGCGAGGTCGGCAGCTTTGACCGGGTGGATTACACTTCCCTTGCCGAGCTTCTGCACCTGCGGAAAGAAGGCGGTTGTGTGGCGGTCATCGCCGCAGCCAATCAGACATATCAATCTGATAACGAAGTTTTAACCAGAGCATTTTACCCGAACCTGTTCAACACCAAAAAAAATCCCGAAAACCGTATCGGAACCGCTTTGAAAATCGCCAAAGGAGTGAGAGACAATCAAAACTACTCTTTTGACATAACGAATAGTATTCTGGTCGAATATTTCAACCGCTATATCCTGTTCGGCGACCCGGCGACCCGTTTGATGGTACCGAGGTATTCTGTGACGGCGTCTGCGGCGGATACTCTCTTCCGGCTCCAGAAAGTGGATATTCCGGGCGAAGTGAAAAACGGGAGCACCCCGATATCATACAAAGGCACGCTTTCTGTCGAAGCGCAGGGGCCGGTCATCAATAAACGGTACATGATGGCGGGCGGGTATCCCATTAATTATACCGCGCCGGGGAAACTGTTCTATACAGGCGATATTTCCATCAGCGGCAATCGTTTTTCCACTGCATTCGTAGTCCCGAAAGATATCTCGGCAGAGAACAGCGAATCGAGGATCTCCTTTTTTGCCACCGGTGAATTAAAAGAAGCATCCGGGCTGTTGGAACATCGTTCGATCGGAGGTCTCTATCCCGGAGCGCCAATAGATGTAACAGGGCCGGAGATAAAACTCTCATTTAACGGAAAAGTGTTCAAAAGCGGTGACTATGTCCGGCGACAACCCACCCTTCAGGCGGTAATAACCGATCCTTCCGGGATAAATATCTATGGCGAGAGGGGGCACAACCTTACTCTGATGCTCGACAAATCCGATATTACGGTAGTGACCGACCGGTTGAAATTCACGAACGGATATGCCCAGGGAACACTGGAATATGTGCTCCCGATCCTCTCTCCCGGAGAACATACCTTCGAGATGAGCGTATATGATTCATATAACAATGTCACGAAAATTGAAGAAAAAATGTTTGTGATCGGATCGGACACCGGGGACATCACCATCCAGAATCTGCTGAACTATCCCAATCCCATGAAGAGAGACGGCACCACATTCACTTTCAGCCTGACCGATGATGCAGGCTATGCGGACATCAAGGTGTATTCACAGTCGGGAAGACTGGTGGATAAGATGCAGTTCAGCGCCGGATACGGTTTCAATCAGCGGTTCTGGAGACCTTCCGCTGGCATCGCCAACGGCGTATATTTTTACAAACTGACCGTGAGAAGTCTGAACGGCAGAAAAGCTTCAAAAATCGAAAAATTGGTTGTCATGAAATAA